From Leptospira venezuelensis, a single genomic window includes:
- a CDS encoding aminopeptidase P N-terminal domain-containing protein translates to MDQNIFRKRIRDVQNLLKESEVLLLFAAPQKIRNRDVEYKFRQDSDYYYLTGIEEEDGVLVLRRDFSAHFALPKDKEKEIWTGIRLGKEEIKKNLELDQSFDLGEWDSKISDILTNQFTLYHFFGKDSKRDSELLELISSLNRRLREGKFGPQRWEIPNFLHEMRMYKSPEEIEKLKESSRITALGHERLFRETKVGMYEFELESILESEYLKHGAWGGGYGHIVAAGKNATILHYTTNRAKIGDNELILVDSGAEKDYYTADVTRVFPSGKKFTSEQRIIYQLVLDVQKQAILDTKQGVEFNAVHEKTVKNLTSGLIDLGLLKGNLSDVIEKGEYRRFYMHRTGHYLGMDVHDVGRYFENGKSKPMENGLVVTVEPGLYFDPTDETIPAGFRGIGVRIEDDVLLNGENPIVLTSMIAKEVDEIEAMRG, encoded by the coding sequence ATGGACCAAAACATTTTTAGAAAACGGATCCGAGACGTTCAGAATCTTTTAAAAGAGTCGGAAGTCCTACTGCTATTTGCTGCTCCTCAAAAGATCCGCAATAGGGATGTGGAGTACAAGTTTAGACAGGACTCCGATTATTATTATCTGACGGGTATTGAGGAAGAAGACGGTGTTTTGGTTTTACGTAGAGATTTCTCCGCTCATTTTGCCCTTCCTAAAGATAAAGAGAAAGAAATTTGGACAGGCATTCGTTTAGGCAAAGAAGAGATCAAAAAAAACTTAGAGTTGGACCAAAGTTTCGATCTCGGAGAATGGGATTCTAAAATTTCTGATATTCTCACAAACCAATTTACGCTATATCATTTTTTTGGAAAGGACTCTAAAAGAGATTCTGAGTTACTCGAACTAATCAGCTCTTTGAACAGAAGATTAAGAGAAGGGAAATTCGGTCCTCAAAGATGGGAGATCCCAAACTTTCTTCATGAAATGAGGATGTACAAATCCCCGGAAGAGATCGAAAAACTAAAAGAGTCTTCCAGGATCACTGCTCTCGGTCACGAAAGATTATTCAGAGAGACTAAAGTTGGAATGTACGAATTCGAATTAGAGTCTATTCTGGAATCTGAATATTTGAAACATGGTGCCTGGGGTGGAGGTTACGGTCATATAGTTGCAGCAGGGAAGAATGCAACCATTCTTCATTATACAACTAATCGCGCGAAGATAGGTGACAATGAACTGATACTAGTAGATAGCGGAGCGGAGAAGGATTATTACACTGCTGACGTCACTCGCGTTTTCCCATCCGGGAAAAAATTCACTTCAGAACAAAGAATTATTTATCAACTCGTATTGGATGTGCAAAAACAAGCGATCTTGGATACAAAACAAGGAGTTGAGTTTAATGCAGTTCATGAAAAGACAGTGAAAAATTTAACCTCTGGTTTGATTGATCTTGGATTATTGAAAGGTAATCTTTCAGATGTCATCGAAAAGGGTGAATACCGCAGATTTTATATGCATCGGACTGGTCACTATCTCGGAATGGATGTACATGATGTGGGGCGTTATTTCGAGAACGGAAAAAGTAAACCTATGGAGAACGGACTCGTTGTAACTGTGGAGCCCGGATTATACTTTGATCCTACGGATGAAACGATTCCGGCAGGTTTTAGAGGCATCGGAGTTAGGATTGAGGATGATGTTTTGTTGAATGGCGAAAACCCTATCGTTCTGACATCTATGATCGCAAAAGAAGTTGATGAGATAGAGGCGATGAGGGGTTGA
- a CDS encoding glycosyltransferase family 9 protein, translated as MPENILVIQTAFLGDLILTTPLFREIKKKFPGSKMTVIVNKGTESVLEESPWIDQIIPLDKKQIKSSFFGFWNFCRELRKHNFTICISPHFSFRSSIISFLSGAKRRIGYKTAGFSFLLNERRPRLLRGPHEVDKLLSLIYSEEERKNIPRQPELFWKSESVFGIQSEMKKNGLEKGNYILVSPSSVWETKRLPADKFKTVSKLLHERTGLKIVLTGGKGDSKLCEEVGEGFGINLAGKTSLPEMSYLMSGAALLVTNDSSPIHFASAFNIPTLAAFGATIPAFGYTPLADRVFISEVNGLDCRPCGIHGGRVCPKKHFRCMLDQDTNRMVEEGIRLIKG; from the coding sequence ATGCCAGAAAATATTTTAGTAATCCAAACTGCTTTCTTGGGAGACCTGATCTTAACCACTCCACTTTTTAGAGAGATCAAGAAAAAGTTTCCTGGTTCTAAAATGACGGTGATCGTTAATAAAGGAACTGAATCTGTGTTGGAAGAGAGTCCCTGGATAGATCAGATCATTCCTTTAGATAAAAAGCAGATCAAATCTTCCTTTTTTGGTTTTTGGAATTTCTGTAGAGAATTAAGAAAACATAATTTTACAATTTGTATTTCTCCACATTTTTCATTTCGTTCCTCTATTATTTCTTTTTTAAGCGGGGCTAAAAGAAGGATCGGATATAAGACGGCAGGATTTTCATTTTTATTGAATGAAAGAAGGCCAAGGTTATTAAGAGGGCCTCACGAAGTAGATAAACTTCTTTCTTTGATCTACTCGGAAGAAGAAAGAAAAAATATTCCAAGGCAACCTGAACTATTTTGGAAGTCCGAATCCGTTTTTGGCATCCAATCTGAAATGAAGAAGAATGGTTTAGAAAAAGGGAATTATATCCTGGTATCACCTTCTTCTGTTTGGGAAACAAAACGTTTGCCTGCGGATAAATTTAAGACCGTTAGTAAACTTCTTCATGAAAGAACAGGTTTGAAAATTGTTCTGACCGGAGGCAAAGGAGATTCTAAACTTTGCGAAGAAGTGGGGGAAGGTTTCGGGATCAATCTTGCTGGTAAAACTTCTCTACCCGAGATGAGTTATTTGATGAGCGGGGCCGCACTACTTGTGACCAATGATTCTTCTCCGATTCATTTTGCTTCTGCATTTAATATCCCAACTTTGGCTGCTTTTGGTGCCACCATTCCAGCATTCGGTTATACTCCTTTAGCTGATAGAGTGTTTATATCCGAGGTAAACGGCCTAGACTGTCGTCCTTGTGGTATTCATGGGGGAAGGGTTTGTCCTAAAAAACATTTTCGTTGTATGTTGGATCAGGATACGAACAGAATGGTGGAAGAAGGAATTCGTCTAATAAAAGGATAA
- a CDS encoding thiolase family protein, which translates to MTSAYVLDSHLSKFGKTDSDYQSLSYDTANHLLKRNPGFIPEFLIFACMAPERYTGEIFLPAKIKEDLGLSSLFAIRSETASSSGASALHLARYLLLSGKFKRGIVIGTEVMSRLPREENNLLLGSVLSSQQRNLAMSMAQGGALTATRYLRDFGYTRKELFKLSKKLHDNGLENKIAHIQKNLSEEEYFSSPMFSSPLCLYDISPLSDGSCALLLETDPARLKKDCKKIEITGTGHGLGQVNGVPGGLSFPASKSAFQQAYVESGKKPSDIKVAELHDAFTIFEIIAAEDAGLFPQGKALANVAEGITDKRGRLPINPSGGLKTRGHPVGVSGLAQIAELCEFMNTNDSDTALGLSIGGLGVNNFATILEAKK; encoded by the coding sequence ATGACCTCGGCCTATGTGCTCGACTCTCATTTAAGCAAATTTGGCAAGACTGATTCCGACTATCAATCGCTATCTTATGATACTGCGAATCATTTACTTAAGAGGAATCCGGGTTTTATTCCTGAATTTCTAATATTTGCATGTATGGCCCCGGAACGTTATACAGGGGAAATTTTTTTACCGGCAAAGATCAAAGAAGATCTGGGACTTTCTTCCTTATTCGCGATCCGTTCTGAGACTGCATCTTCCAGTGGGGCTTCTGCTCTGCATCTGGCCCGTTATCTTCTTCTATCAGGAAAATTTAAAAGAGGAATCGTGATTGGGACAGAGGTAATGAGTAGGCTTCCTCGAGAAGAAAATAATCTTCTCTTAGGTTCAGTGCTTTCTTCTCAGCAAAGAAATCTGGCGATGTCTATGGCCCAGGGTGGGGCACTGACAGCTACCAGGTATTTAAGGGATTTTGGATATACTAGAAAGGAACTTTTTAAGTTATCTAAAAAACTTCATGATAACGGTCTCGAAAATAAGATCGCACATATTCAGAAAAATTTAAGCGAAGAGGAATACTTCTCCTCTCCGATGTTTTCCAGTCCATTATGTTTATATGATATTTCTCCTTTGTCGGACGGTTCCTGCGCGTTATTATTGGAAACGGATCCGGCAAGATTGAAGAAGGACTGCAAAAAGATTGAAATCACAGGAACGGGACATGGTTTGGGTCAGGTAAACGGAGTTCCAGGAGGACTTAGTTTTCCTGCCTCTAAATCAGCGTTTCAGCAGGCATATGTGGAATCTGGTAAAAAACCGTCCGATATCAAAGTGGCCGAGCTTCACGATGCATTTACTATTTTCGAGATCATTGCCGCAGAAGATGCAGGGTTATTTCCGCAAGGTAAGGCTCTTGCAAATGTGGCCGAGGGAATCACAGACAAAAGAGGAAGGCTTCCGATTAATCCATCTGGAGGATTGAAAACAAGAGGTCACCCGGTTGGAGTTTCAGGTCTCGCACAGATTGCTGAACTTTGCGAATTTATGAATACGAATGATTCGGATACTGCACTCGGTTTATCCATCGGAGGATTGGGAGTGAATAATTTTGCCACAATCCTCGAGGCCAAAAAATAA
- the bfr gene encoding bacterioferritin yields the protein MKGNQEVLEILAEVLSAELTAINQYFIHAKLNKNWGYDKLASYMKKESIEEMNHADQVIERILFLDGIPDLQRYMKINVGKDIESILKNDLDVEYNAVERLNRGIEISTKNKDNGTRELLEKILVSEEEHIDWLEAQLEIIKTIGVQNYLAQQIA from the coding sequence GTGAAAGGAAACCAAGAAGTCCTCGAAATCTTAGCGGAAGTGCTCTCCGCCGAACTCACAGCGATCAACCAGTATTTTATCCACGCAAAGTTGAACAAGAACTGGGGTTACGACAAACTTGCTTCTTACATGAAGAAGGAATCTATTGAAGAGATGAATCACGCAGACCAAGTGATCGAACGTATTCTCTTCCTGGACGGAATTCCTGATCTGCAAAGATACATGAAGATCAATGTAGGCAAGGATATTGAAAGTATCCTAAAGAATGATTTAGACGTAGAGTATAATGCCGTAGAACGTCTGAATCGCGGGATTGAAATTTCCACCAAGAACAAAGACAACGGCACACGTGAATTGCTCGAGAAGATCCTCGTCTCCGAGGAGGAGCATATCGACTGGCTCGAGGCCCAGCTAGAGATCATCAAAACCATTGGGGTCCAAAATTATTTGGCCCAACAAATCGCTTAA
- a CDS encoding THUMP domain-containing class I SAM-dependent RNA methyltransferase, which yields MRAGWQSAKLSLSEFDRPEALTYHASCGDGLAFLLKEEVKEAGLEILSDNRGGVFFQGPAKKVRDFCLSSGISSGISFELSSWQDIQGPDDLYEVAAMFPFEKLLSPGTKFRIDAATKDNLQDSRYATYRLKDAIFDRFRAQGLELPEADREEPEVLFYLRSRMNQVKLFVALHAQPLQRRGHGREGGEAPLRETLAQALLRFSGWKPGEALYDPFCGSGTLLIEAALRMRNGGWVNYKSLSRSSIFTRLFGPCKAKEEWDSKEPLLFGSDISEDAIELAKKNAKEAGVADLIRWKVASAEELDSSFGFKEGKIVTNPPYGVRLGDKDSVSELYSTWGESLKKNFSGSYVALVAGDPSLLGFLKLKSDKEQSVTIAKLKGKLVAYRID from the coding sequence ATCCGTGCTGGTTGGCAGTCAGCAAAACTTTCTCTTTCCGAATTCGATAGACCGGAAGCACTCACCTATCACGCGTCATGCGGAGATGGTCTTGCATTCTTATTAAAAGAAGAAGTAAAGGAAGCAGGCTTAGAAATTCTCTCTGACAATCGAGGAGGGGTTTTCTTCCAGGGACCTGCTAAAAAAGTCAGAGACTTCTGTTTGAGTTCTGGGATTTCTTCCGGGATCAGCTTTGAGTTGTCTTCTTGGCAAGATATACAAGGGCCAGACGATCTTTACGAAGTCGCGGCAATGTTTCCTTTTGAGAAATTACTTTCTCCCGGCACCAAGTTCAGAATAGACGCCGCGACAAAAGACAACCTGCAAGATTCACGTTACGCAACCTACCGCTTAAAAGATGCGATATTCGACAGATTCAGAGCCCAAGGTCTGGAACTACCAGAAGCGGATCGTGAAGAACCTGAAGTATTATTCTATCTTCGTTCCAGAATGAACCAGGTAAAATTATTCGTAGCATTACACGCGCAACCTTTACAAAGAAGGGGACATGGAAGAGAAGGCGGAGAAGCTCCGCTCAGAGAAACCTTGGCCCAAGCACTTCTCCGTTTTTCTGGCTGGAAACCGGGAGAGGCATTGTACGATCCATTCTGCGGTTCCGGAACTCTATTAATAGAAGCCGCGCTCAGAATGAGAAACGGCGGCTGGGTGAATTATAAAAGTTTATCTAGATCTTCTATCTTCACTAGGCTTTTTGGACCTTGCAAAGCCAAAGAAGAATGGGATTCTAAGGAGCCCCTACTCTTTGGTTCGGATATTTCAGAAGATGCAATAGAGCTTGCTAAGAAGAATGCAAAAGAAGCCGGTGTTGCTGACCTAATCCGCTGGAAGGTTGCTTCCGCAGAAGAATTGGATTCAAGCTTTGGATTCAAAGAAGGAAAGATCGTAACAAATCCTCCTTACGGAGTCCGATTGGGAGATAAAGATTCCGTTTCAGAACTCTACTCAACCTGGGGAGAGTCTTTGAAAAAGAATTTCTCCGGATCCTATGTGGCATTAGTTGCAGGAGATCCTTCCCTTTTAGGCTTCTTAAAACTGAAGTCAGACAAAGAACAATCGGTTACCATCGCAAAGTTAAAAGGAAAATTAGTTGCCTATCGGATCGACTAA
- a CDS encoding acetylglutamate kinase: MNHQEILLKLLEVTENSKDSFQFLKLFQSLEPEKFAVIHASSETLTESAEAFLYNLKLLQKLQLFPVVVLEKDGVSYANLFYRSPASKISLESIKDSLEEGQELPGSRNLPAKWFRNPSHALESVLSSLKEKKIPVFVTDQGGSEIYPYLSNLCKELRTKKLILLTTRTGLHNSEDKKISILDFESTETLQKEDETLFKECKMIFEYTGDPNLQIAITSAPGLLKELFTIKGSGTLLRKKNKIEFHTDFQKIDPKRLNKLIEDSFGRGLKQGFWNKEFSGIVLESEYKGCALLQNTPWGTFLSKFAVNEIARGEGVGRDIWDEMLKKTPTLFWRARAENTISKWYAKECSGLQKEGIWIYFWIGLQEKEIPSVCDFLRNLPEDLESKQRIDS; the protein is encoded by the coding sequence ATGAATCACCAGGAGATCCTACTCAAACTTTTAGAAGTCACAGAAAACTCCAAGGACAGTTTTCAGTTCCTGAAACTCTTCCAGTCCTTGGAGCCTGAAAAATTTGCGGTTATACATGCAAGCTCCGAGACCTTAACCGAGTCGGCTGAAGCATTCTTATACAATCTAAAATTATTACAAAAGTTACAGTTATTCCCGGTAGTCGTTCTGGAGAAGGACGGAGTCTCATACGCAAATCTATTCTATCGCTCTCCTGCTTCCAAGATCAGTTTGGAATCAATCAAGGACTCCCTGGAAGAAGGACAAGAACTTCCAGGTTCTAGAAACCTTCCTGCCAAATGGTTCAGAAATCCAAGTCATGCATTGGAATCCGTTCTTTCTTCCTTAAAGGAGAAGAAGATCCCAGTATTTGTGACAGACCAAGGTGGATCTGAAATTTATCCTTATCTTTCTAATTTATGCAAAGAACTTAGAACTAAAAAGTTAATTCTTCTTACTACAAGAACGGGACTTCATAATTCAGAAGATAAAAAGATCTCCATATTAGATTTCGAATCTACTGAAACCCTCCAAAAAGAAGATGAGACACTATTCAAAGAGTGTAAAATGATCTTTGAATATACAGGAGATCCGAACCTTCAGATCGCAATCACATCTGCTCCGGGTTTATTAAAAGAATTATTCACTATCAAAGGTAGTGGAACTCTATTAAGAAAAAAGAATAAAATAGAATTCCATACCGATTTCCAGAAAATAGATCCTAAAAGGTTGAATAAACTTATAGAAGATTCTTTTGGAAGAGGACTTAAACAAGGTTTTTGGAATAAGGAATTTTCAGGGATCGTTTTGGAATCAGAATACAAAGGATGTGCACTTCTACAAAATACTCCTTGGGGAACTTTTCTATCTAAATTTGCAGTGAACGAGATTGCAAGGGGTGAAGGAGTAGGAAGAGATATCTGGGACGAGATGTTAAAGAAAACACCTACTCTTTTCTGGAGAGCCAGGGCAGAAAATACAATTTCTAAATGGTATGCTAAAGAATGTAGCGGACTTCAAAAAGAAGGTATCTGGATCTATTTTTGGATAGGATTACAAGAGAAAGAAATTCCTTCCGTATGTGATTTTTTAAGAAACCTTCCGGAAGATTTGGAATCTAAACAACGGATCGATTCCTGA
- a CDS encoding DCC1-like thiol-disulfide oxidoreductase family protein, whose protein sequence is MKQNVFLYDGDCEFCSGLASKLAKLSLDQNVKFVSFRDLSSQDLKDLHPSLETKLVEGNVQLISGNTRYPGFFAVRKLSHSLKGWRWISPLLYLPLVPLLGMFFMSLLKSIRSKI, encoded by the coding sequence ATGAAACAAAATGTTTTTTTGTATGATGGTGACTGTGAATTTTGTTCTGGTCTTGCTTCTAAACTTGCAAAACTATCCTTAGATCAAAACGTAAAATTTGTAAGTTTTAGAGATTTATCTTCTCAAGATCTAAAAGATTTACATCCAAGTTTAGAAACTAAATTGGTAGAGGGGAATGTGCAGCTTATCTCTGGAAACACGAGATATCCTGGTTTCTTTGCAGTTCGAAAACTTTCTCATTCATTAAAAGGATGGAGATGGATTTCTCCACTTCTTTATTTACCCTTGGTTCCTTTATTAGGAATGTTCTTTATGAGTTTATTAAAATCAATCCGCTCTAAGATTTAA
- a CDS encoding iron-containing redox enzyme family protein, translated as MKTFREELIDQVKYHPVLTANLWLEEKEEKMEKSDLLLWLKQEYFVSVDFVNWFLNTAALTNFVPSKIILVHNIWEELGEGKEEDSHVSILRKFLSEMGEAVTQEDMLPETKAYLDLMKRITTTDFYSALGALGPANEYLLKLEYSRMYKSYSDLKSRITLPEGKFFQVNLEADESHSEKMFRLIEEVATDPEKMQKVREGSRLALDARLVFYEGLKKVVSSVSH; from the coding sequence ATGAAAACGTTTCGAGAAGAATTAATAGACCAGGTCAAATATCATCCTGTATTGACTGCAAATTTATGGTTGGAAGAAAAAGAAGAGAAAATGGAAAAATCGGACCTTCTTCTTTGGTTGAAGCAGGAATATTTTGTGTCCGTGGATTTTGTGAACTGGTTCTTGAACACTGCCGCTCTAACTAATTTTGTACCTTCTAAGATAATACTAGTGCATAATATTTGGGAAGAGTTGGGAGAAGGTAAAGAAGAAGATTCACATGTTTCTATCCTTCGGAAATTTCTCTCTGAAATGGGAGAGGCAGTGACTCAGGAAGATATGCTTCCTGAGACCAAAGCCTATCTGGATTTAATGAAAAGAATTACTACCACTGATTTTTATTCTGCATTAGGAGCTCTTGGACCTGCGAACGAATATCTTCTGAAATTAGAATATTCTAGAATGTATAAGTCTTATTCTGATCTAAAATCCAGAATCACTCTTCCGGAAGGAAAATTTTTCCAGGTGAATCTGGAGGCAGACGAATCTCATTCCGAAAAAATGTTTAGATTGATAGAGGAGGTTGCTACAGATCCTGAAAAAATGCAAAAGGTAAGAGAAGGCTCTCGATTAGCATTGGATGCACGTTTAGTATTTTATGAAGGTTTAAAGAAGGTAGTATCTTCTGTTTCTCATTAA
- a CDS encoding D-alanine--D-alanine ligase — MNSDSPSVLIVADIQKPDLDPKDTQEWEDRNSVLEMKRTLEELGEKVEILEFPSKLLQNLSDYSSLEPQDRPVLFHLVEGFRSRNREALLPAIAEYAGFPHTGSDAYAQNLSLDKHLSKLFCVSAGVPSSAWTILEKDSVEVTTFIEDVDAARNSDSIFRGADGMLNLDSTFRGNRLPLGSEFPVFFKPRFEGSSLGVGEKNLISDLADLNQFLNSKFQEYSSWVCESYLPGEEWTLAVIGSPTCGYKASKVARIGLENSPETIYGEITKTKLSMPERLYFDLDKERSEYIQKNSLELCKLLKSSGAVRLDWKADAQGKPMFLEWNLTPGLSSYYSSFPICYSESLGTYSDLMKELLEIARKEFLTERFHYSKLKKEKQTNGIEG, encoded by the coding sequence ATGAATTCAGATTCTCCATCTGTTTTGATCGTTGCGGATATCCAAAAGCCAGACTTGGATCCAAAGGATACTCAGGAATGGGAAGATCGAAATTCAGTTCTGGAAATGAAACGGACCCTTGAGGAATTAGGGGAGAAGGTTGAGATCCTTGAATTTCCATCGAAGCTACTACAGAATCTTTCAGACTATTCATCTTTAGAACCGCAAGATCGACCTGTTCTATTTCATCTGGTAGAAGGTTTTCGGTCTCGGAATCGCGAAGCTCTACTTCCTGCAATCGCAGAATATGCGGGATTTCCTCATACTGGATCGGATGCATATGCGCAGAATTTGAGTCTGGATAAACATCTTTCTAAATTGTTTTGTGTTTCTGCAGGTGTTCCTAGTAGCGCATGGACGATTTTGGAGAAGGATTCTGTCGAAGTTACTACATTTATTGAGGATGTAGATGCGGCACGGAATTCGGATTCTATATTCCGCGGCGCAGATGGCATGCTGAATTTGGATTCCACATTCCGCGGCAATCGACTTCCGCTAGGATCCGAATTCCCAGTATTCTTCAAACCCAGATTCGAAGGTTCCAGTTTGGGAGTGGGAGAGAAAAATCTAATCTCAGATTTAGCAGATTTGAATCAATTTCTTAACTCCAAATTCCAAGAATACTCTTCTTGGGTTTGTGAATCGTATCTACCAGGAGAAGAATGGACTCTTGCTGTGATAGGTTCACCAACATGCGGATACAAGGCAAGCAAGGTGGCAAGGATCGGTTTAGAAAATTCTCCCGAAACGATTTACGGAGAAATTACTAAAACCAAACTGAGCATGCCTGAAAGATTGTATTTCGATTTAGATAAGGAAAGATCTGAATATATTCAGAAGAATTCATTAGAATTATGTAAATTACTTAAAAGTTCCGGAGCAGTTCGTTTGGATTGGAAGGCGGATGCCCAAGGTAAACCTATGTTCTTAGAGTGGAATTTGACTCCTGGGCTTTCTTCTTATTATAGTAGCTTTCCTATCTGCTATTCTGAAAGTTTAGGAACTTATTCTGATCTGATGAAGGAACTTTTGGAGATCGCAAGAAAAGAATTTTTAACGGAAAGATTTCACTATTCCAAACTGAAAAAAGAAAAACAAACGAACGGGATCGAAGGATGA
- a CDS encoding KamA family radical SAM protein: protein MGKNRGLADLESPADSRKSLYSSFAWIDYKAQLQKRVRVEDLPKYFHLTESEKIGIQETIRLNVGTTPYYLSLSDPEDPNCPIRKMIVPRKEECFFSPEETLDPLHEEDLSPVKGLTHMYPDRVLLFSNHECSVYCRHCMRGRKVSDSSERMETADLELCFDYIRNHPEISDIVISGGDPLNLSDSKIDWILENLEKIPHVKICRLGTRNPVTLPMRITTDLCKIIESHNTDKLSIFCNTQFNHEKECTSEAKEAILKLLKAGVSVGNQCVILKGINDDGETMLKLHRKLLELRIRAYYMYDPELIPGSRGFRTPLAKGIQIIEYMRGKVAGMGIPQFVNDLPGGGGKVSLGPNWYLGFHKPSRNHVFRSAVRGTYHLSPEPTDSEYAEFYPEISEETWSKILQNSYSAFKGLGPLGESGK, encoded by the coding sequence ATGGGTAAAAACCGGGGATTAGCGGATCTAGAGTCACCTGCAGATTCTAGAAAGAGTTTATATTCTTCTTTTGCCTGGATAGATTATAAAGCCCAACTCCAAAAAAGGGTAAGGGTAGAAGACCTTCCTAAATATTTTCATTTAACCGAATCTGAGAAAATCGGGATCCAAGAAACCATCCGACTGAATGTAGGAACTACTCCATATTATCTTTCTCTTTCAGATCCCGAAGATCCGAATTGTCCCATCCGAAAAATGATTGTTCCGAGAAAAGAAGAGTGTTTCTTCTCTCCGGAAGAAACACTGGATCCTTTGCATGAAGAAGACCTTTCTCCCGTAAAAGGTCTCACTCATATGTATCCGGACAGAGTATTACTCTTTTCGAATCATGAATGTTCTGTGTATTGCAGACATTGTATGAGGGGACGAAAAGTTTCAGATTCTTCTGAAAGAATGGAAACTGCGGATCTGGAATTATGTTTTGATTATATTCGAAATCATCCTGAAATTTCAGATATTGTGATCTCGGGTGGAGATCCTCTCAATCTATCCGATTCCAAAATAGATTGGATCTTGGAAAATTTGGAAAAGATCCCTCATGTGAAAATTTGCAGGTTAGGGACTCGCAACCCAGTTACTCTTCCTATGAGAATTACTACTGATCTATGTAAGATCATAGAATCTCATAATACCGATAAGTTATCCATTTTTTGTAATACACAATTCAATCATGAAAAGGAATGCACTTCGGAAGCAAAGGAAGCAATTCTCAAACTTCTAAAAGCTGGAGTAAGCGTTGGAAACCAATGTGTCATTCTAAAAGGAATTAATGATGATGGAGAGACAATGCTTAAACTCCATCGAAAACTTTTGGAACTCAGGATCCGCGCTTATTATATGTATGATCCGGAATTGATCCCTGGTTCTCGCGGTTTCAGGACTCCACTTGCAAAAGGTATTCAAATAATTGAATATATGCGCGGAAAAGTTGCAGGTATGGGAATCCCGCAGTTTGTGAACGATCTTCCAGGTGGTGGCGGAAAAGTAAGTCTTGGTCCAAATTGGTATCTTGGATTTCACAAACCTTCTCGAAATCATGTGTTTAGATCTGCGGTGAGAGGGACTTATCATCTTAGTCCGGAACCGACAGATAGCGAATACGCGGAATTTTATCCAGAGATCAGCGAAGAAACTTGGTCGAAGATACTACAGAATTCTTATTCTGCATTTAAAGGTCTTGGTCCTTTAGGAGAATCGGGAAAATGA
- a CDS encoding HAD family hydrolase, whose translation MDWNPKRVRALAFDVDGTLFSSEGIILETYAEAIRRFSANSQIPIEVPDRERIMLEIGKPVKTIFLNLVPQLKESERDQISDSVLELLVSKIRQGEGEFYPKVKKTVTSLKNKGYQILAASNGRMPYVKTILEVSGILPLFDPIVVLDNETIKTKPDIVAKYIRDYSYSPDEILMIGDRSSDHEAARKNGTPFAFCAYGHAPEGEIPDWEVSLAQLEDLDRIF comes from the coding sequence ATGGATTGGAATCCCAAACGAGTCCGCGCACTTGCCTTCGATGTGGACGGAACCCTATTTTCTTCTGAAGGAATCATCTTAGAAACCTATGCGGAAGCAATCCGCAGATTTTCGGCCAACTCCCAGATCCCAATCGAGGTCCCTGATAGAGAGAGGATCATGCTCGAGATCGGAAAACCGGTCAAAACCATCTTCCTAAACCTGGTTCCACAACTTAAAGAGTCAGAAAGGGACCAGATCTCCGACTCAGTCCTAGAACTTTTGGTGTCTAAGATCCGACAAGGAGAAGGTGAATTCTACCCTAAGGTCAAGAAAACGGTCACCTCCCTCAAAAATAAGGGTTATCAGATCTTAGCTGCTTCCAATGGCAGAATGCCCTATGTAAAAACCATCCTGGAAGTCTCGGGCATCCTGCCTCTTTTCGACCCGATTGTAGTTTTGGACAATGAAACGATCAAGACCAAGCCGGATATAGTCGCAAAATACATCCGAGATTATTCTTATTCCCCAGACGAAATTTTGATGATCGGGGATAGAAGTTCTGACCACGAAGCGGCCCGCAAAAACGGTACCCCATTCGCATTCTGTGCCTACGGTCACGCACCTGAGGGAGAAATTCCGGATTGGGAAGTGAGTCTGGCACAATTGGAAGATTTGGACCGTATATTCTAA